In Dromaius novaehollandiae isolate bDroNov1 chromosome 4, bDroNov1.hap1, whole genome shotgun sequence, a single genomic region encodes these proteins:
- the LOC135328209 gene encoding maestro heat-like repeat-containing protein family member 2B — protein sequence MVVKAFFEYLLAFDVENLPNTSKKLKSKANLFLSGLRPQGDRAEVYRELERVLQGDDGRVQSAVLARVIAAASRDMRVAQGVTEEVRMAASDVLVALAHSHFDSVMYELQCHLRALGEISEDLVFITLGKLASSYALWCVPFVGMTLFALRTMLSQVGSSRTLRAVCSVLEQWSKAVNTYLGAWEQCSFPRVGQAQFCSSVSPLFHHVVGSWLGCEEEEAKQAVLGAMAAMMGLLVREEEHREHVWEQLPWLLGQYQQVQDTFRVTKALSYFLEILGEVQIPIPQDEVQAIGTAVHRQLSDGSKQHSGEQRSELSSCVLLLARVCPEDTVAFLRSQLGSGSEATHVVSLDLLRALVRPTAAERGQSLPLLMQAVRCALGDSSRKVARAVLRFTKELLGCSVQSCSAWDLVAHVFATFSQASGRLAQRKLSQAEAQEAADLQALCLDILRSLDVSVWGMTKLLWPRLLQYVVPAQYAGTLVPLCRCLRELAESRGRAGGEDGEEEPDVVASRERAKLPRPQALLARLLVVAAAPHAGCSVAALRLLQALSTEIHSAVGMVWAMKIPFLLQCLEGQSESCLDSAEWEQLLLKFLRTSLETIESQAWTMGLSVELSQQTGSYPWLSREQAFLYKAVGVSLAACQHVPYVRREMKKHLSRTNYLEASEREAMISVLAGSAESHFHLALEVVQEFGASMEERPVSGAFKRLKEYHQGKRAGRHMALVLAYGQIALCAPPEQLLARVESDVVGRILQHYRASCQVLGFSFSTKVSPAPRGLARCPSHTPFPTQACRTRPPAPQAGGRGSPCGR from the exons ATGGTAGTGAAAGCCTTCTTTGAATACCTGCTAGCGTTTGATGTCGAGAACCTTCCCAACACTTCCAAGAAGCT GAAAAGCAAGGCCAACCTGTTCCTTTCTGGGCTGCGTCCCCAGGGCGACAGAGCGGAGGTCTACcgagagctggagagagtcctgcaggGCGATGACGGCCGCGTGCAGAGCGCTGTCCTGGCCAGAGTGATCGCAGCGGCCTCGAGGGACATGAGAGTGGCGCag GGTGTGACGGAGGAGGTGCGGATGGCCGCCAGCGACGTCCTGGTGGCTCTGGCCCACTCCCACTTTGATAGCGTCATGTACGAGCTGCAGTGCCACCTGAGGGCCCTGGGAGAGATCTCCGAGGACCTCGTGTTCATCACCTTGGGCAAGCTGGCCAGCAGCTACG ccctgtggtgcgtccccttcgtgggcatgacgctcttcgccctgcgcacgatgctgagccaggtggggagcagccggACCCTGCGCGCCGTCTGCAGCG TCCTGGAGCAGTGGTCGAAGGCCGTGAACACCTACCTGGGCGCCTGGGAGCAATGCAGCTTCCCGCGCGTGGGGCAGGCCCAGTTCTGCAGCAGCGTTTCCCCGCTCTTCCACCACGTggtggggagctggctgggctgcgaggaggaggag gccaaGCAGGCCGTCCTGGGGGCGATGGCTGCCATGATGGGCCTCCTTGTGCGCGAGGAAGAGCACCGCGAGCACGtgtgggagcagctcccctggctcctgggccagtacCAGCAGGTCCAGGACACTTTCCGGGTGACCAAG GCTCTGAGTTATTTTCTGGAGATTTTGGGGGAAGTGCAGATCCCCATCCCCCAGGACGAGGTCCAGGCCATCGGCACCGCTGTGCACCGCCAG ctcagtgatgggagcaagcagcacagcgGGGAGCAGCGGTCGGAGCTGTCCTCCTgcgtcctgctgctgg CCCGAGTTTGCCCTGAGGACACGGTGGCCTTTCTGCGCTCACAGCTGGGGAGTGGGAGCGAGGCCACTCACGTGGTGTCCTTGGATCTGCTCAGAGCCCTGGTGCGCCCCACAG cagcagagagaggccagagcctgcccctgctcATGCAGGCGGTGCGCTGCGCGCTGGGAGACTCCAGCAGGAAG GTGGCGAGGGCAGTTCTGCGCTTCaccaaggagctgctgggctgcagcgtcCAGAGCTGCTCGGCCTGGGATCTGGTGGCTCACGTCTTCGCCACGTTCAGCCAGGCCTCCGGCAGACTG GCGCAGAGAAAGCTGTCTCAAGCAGAAGCGCaggaagcagcagatcttcaagcCCTGTGCTTGGACATCCTGCGCTCTCTGGACGTCTCCGTCTGGGGGATGACCAAA ctcctgtggccgcgGCTGCTGCAGTACGTGGTGCCAGCCCAGTACGCCGGCACGTTGGTGCCGCTCTGCCGGTGCCTGCGAGAGCTGGCCGAGagccgggggagagcagggggcgaGGACGGAGAGGAGGAGCCCGATGTCGTGGCCTCCCGGGAGCGAG CCAAGCTGCCGaggccgcaggccctgctggctcgcctgctg gtggTTGCGGCAGCTCCTCACGCCGGCTGCAGCGTcgctgccctgcggctgctgcaggCCCTGTCCACAGAGATCCACAGCGCCGTGGGGATGGTGTGGGCCATGAAgatccccttcctgctgcagtgcctggaag GGCAAAGCGAGAGCTGCCTGGACTCTGCcgagtgggagcagctcctgcttaaG TTCCTGAGGACATCGCTGGAGACGATCGAGAGCCAGGCCTGGACCATGGGCCTGAGCGTGGagctcagccagcagacgggCAGCTACCCCTGGCTGTCCCGGGAGCAG GCCTTCCTGTATAAAGCTgtcggggtgtccctggcagcgtgtCAGCATGTCCCCTACGTCCGCCGGGAAATGAAGAAGCATCTCTCAAGGACAAATTACTTGGAAGcgtctgagagagag gcGATGATTTCTGTTTTGGCCGGTtctgccgagagccacttccaccttgccttggaggtggtgcaggagtTTGGGGCGTCCATGGAGGAAAGACCAGTGTCTGGGGCTTTCAAACGCCTGAAG GAATaccaccaggggaagagagcgggGAGGCACATGGCCCTCGTGCTGGCCTACGGCCAGATCGCGCTCTGCgcccccccggagcagctcctggcccgcgTGGAGAGCGACGTCGTGGGGCGCATCCTGCAGCACTACCGCgccagctgccag gtgctgggcttctccttctccaccaaggtaagtcctgccccccggggcctTGCTCGCTGCCCTTCCCACACCCCTTTCCCCACGCAGGCGTGCCGGactcgccctcccgctccccaggccgggggccgggggtctcCTTGCGGTAGGTAG